A DNA window from Schistocerca americana isolate TAMUIC-IGC-003095 chromosome 4, iqSchAmer2.1, whole genome shotgun sequence contains the following coding sequences:
- the LOC124613082 gene encoding tubulin delta chain-like, with product MYTMAVVSVQFGQCGNQIGHEFYSMLSEDERVKVGSDYAECDRWFRNSAFHNIRTARAVLVDTEQKVIHKVSENGLKNRCNWRYNTENVVASDGGAGNNWALGYVERGPKMKDRVMECVRKEIEEADSLTSLLIMASSAGGTGSGVGSCIAENLKDDYPNKHIINILVLPYKNGDVITQNYNTLLTCAKLYDVCDMHVLFQNDHLYKMVSNLIKTKDINFNDLNALISLKMMAVFQPVERGACSTLPDIVSQLTPHPGMKLVTFKSAPHTSKETAQYESSFLWENLIQHLLQSFRVSSVGGHIMSDYECKAPSRHYSSRSSEMKFSPCISNMLFTRGPMPELSRTERAMLCDPLMYKKWVPASMRYVHCHSNKRVMGTEKFATLASNNMLMFVPIDEVLDKAWNMYTYKAYLHQYKKYNVTEDDFIVAFAKLESIVKMYKDIG from the coding sequence ATGTATACGATGGCAGTTGTAAGCGTTCAATTTGGTCAATGCGGGAATCAGATTGGACACGAGTTCTATTCGATGCTTTCAGAGGATGAACGAGTGAAAGTTGGAAGTGACTACGCGGAGTGTGACAGATGGTTCAGGAACAGTGCATTTCACAATATTCGGACAGCTAGGGCTGTTCTGGTTGATACTGAACAGAAAGTAATTCATAAGGTTTCAGAGAATGGTCTTAAGAATCGGTGTAATTGGCGTTACAATACTGAAAATGTTGTGGCAAGTGACGGGGGCGCTGGAAATAATTGGGCTTTAGGCTACGTTGAAAGAGGACCCAAAATGAAAGATAGGGTAATGGAATGTGTGAGAAAGGAAATCGAGGAAGCCGACAGTCTGACAAGCCTTCTAATTATGGCTAGCTCGGCGGGAGGTACTGGTTCTGGTGTTGGCAGttgcattgcagaaaacttaaaagATGATTACCCCAACAAACATATTATTAATATTTTAGTACTGCCTTACAAAAACGGAGACGTAATTACTCAGAATTACAACACTTTACTCACCTGTGCAAAATTGTATGACGTTTGTGATATGCATGTACTGTTCCAAAATGATCATCTGTATAAAATGGTTTCAAATCTTATAAAAACGAAAGATATCAACTTTAACGATTTAAATGCACTTATATCACTAAAAATGATGGCTGTATTCCAGCCTGTAGAGAGGGGTGCATGTTCCACATTGCCAGATATTGTTTCCCAGTTGACACCTCACCCGGGGATGAAGCTGGTAACTTTTAAGAGTGCTCCTCATACTTCGAAAGAAACTGCACAATACGAAAGCAGTTTCCTTTGGGAGAATTTAATACAGCATCTGCTACAATCATTTCGCGTGAGCTCTGTTGGAGGGCATATCATGAGTGACTATGAATGTAAAGCTCCATCGCGGCATTATAGTTCTCGCTCTTCAGAAATGAAATTTTCCCCATGCATATCAAATATGCTTTTTACAAGAGGGCCAATGCCAGAATTATCACGAACAGAGAGAGCTATGTTATGTGATCCTTTAATGTACAAAAAGTGGGTTCCTGCCTCAATGAGGTATGTCCACTGTCACAGCAATAAAAGAGTAATGGGGACTGAAAAGTTTGCCACCCTTGCATCTAACAATATGTTGATGTTCGTCCCAATTGATGAAGTACTTGACAAAGCATGGAATATGTATACATACAAAGCATATTTACACCAGTACAAGAAGTACAATGTAACAGAGGATGATTTTATTGTGGCCTTTGCTAAATTAGAAAGTATTGTCAAAATGTACAAAGACATAGGATAA